In the Ruminococcus sp. OA3 genome, one interval contains:
- a CDS encoding GtrA family protein, with product MISYLFFGVCTTLVNIIVYYLCARMLKMGTAGSTAAAWAAAVLFAYITNKLFVFESRSFEKSLMMRELASFFACRLLTGVLDLAVMYICVDRLGWNDMVMKVISNVLVIVINYVASKLLIFKKNVRDQNCE from the coding sequence GTGATCAGTTATCTTTTCTTCGGCGTATGTACAACGCTGGTCAATATCATCGTATATTACCTCTGTGCACGGATGCTGAAGATGGGAACGGCAGGCAGCACGGCGGCAGCATGGGCTGCCGCCGTGCTGTTCGCCTATATTACCAATAAGCTCTTTGTGTTTGAGAGCAGATCTTTTGAGAAGAGCCTGATGATGCGGGAGCTTGCATCCTTTTTTGCATGCAGACTGCTGACAGGTGTGCTGGATCTGGCCGTCATGTACATTTGCGTGGACCGTCTCGGGTGGAATGACATGGTCATGAAGGTGATATCCAATGTGCTGGTTATCGTGATTAACTATGTGGCGAGTAAACTTTTAATATTTAAAAAGAATGTACGGGATCAGAACTGTGAGTGA
- a CDS encoding BCCT family transporter has protein sequence MENKNRRIDWGITVVPLVVIAVLSVLLMCFPRRAQNVVGFLRNIFVNELGFFYIILGLAVILIAVGLAFSRYGSIRLGKTEKPRYSTFSWGAMIFTSTMAADILYWSLIEWCYYYTATPFAMENMTLAQQQDWASAYPLFHWGPIPWGFYILPACAYAYMMFVKNRKRQTLSEACRPLLKDRSDKLPGRIIDIIAVVGLLAGTATTFSLATPLLSAAIGRVFGVETSEITSIIILLVIGVVFIFAVMKGMKAISHLATICVVIFGVLLAIFFVFGPKIYIIETGISAIGNVVNNFFHMSTWMDPLRLSGSGGTGFPQDWTIFYWAYWIAWFVATPFFIAKISEGRTIRQTILGGLSCGLLGTYMSFIVFGGFGLHIQTTGKADLAGMLAGGASPAEVILQVFDQLPVTRIALVVLILAMIAFYASTFDAITLVVAGYSEKDLIGEKEPRKKLRAFWSCVFLLLPIALLFSESTLSNLQTISIIAAFPLGIIMILIIWGFFRELRQHRKIPEEEMEK, from the coding sequence ATGGAAAATAAAAACCGGAGAATTGACTGGGGGATTACTGTCGTACCATTGGTTGTGATCGCAGTGTTGTCTGTGCTGCTGATGTGTTTTCCGCGGCGGGCACAAAATGTTGTTGGTTTTCTCAGAAATATATTTGTGAATGAACTTGGGTTTTTCTATATCATTCTGGGCCTGGCGGTTATTCTGATTGCTGTCGGTCTGGCGTTTTCCAGATACGGCTCTATTCGTCTGGGTAAGACGGAAAAGCCACGATACAGTACGTTCAGCTGGGGAGCGATGATCTTTACCTCGACGATGGCGGCGGACATTTTGTACTGGTCGCTCATTGAATGGTGTTACTATTACACGGCAACGCCGTTTGCGATGGAAAATATGACGCTGGCGCAGCAGCAGGACTGGGCGTCTGCGTATCCGCTGTTTCACTGGGGTCCGATCCCCTGGGGATTCTACATACTGCCTGCCTGTGCCTATGCCTATATGATGTTTGTCAAAAACAGAAAGCGGCAGACACTGTCCGAGGCGTGCAGACCCCTTCTGAAAGACCGGTCTGACAAACTGCCGGGACGTATCATCGATATTATCGCGGTTGTCGGTCTGCTTGCCGGGACAGCTACCACATTTTCACTGGCAACACCACTTCTGTCGGCGGCGATCGGCCGTGTGTTTGGGGTAGAAACTTCGGAGATCACATCCATCATCATCCTGCTGGTAATCGGTGTGGTATTTATCTTTGCCGTTATGAAGGGGATGAAAGCCATCTCGCATCTGGCAACGATCTGCGTTGTGATATTTGGGGTGCTGCTTGCAATATTCTTTGTTTTCGGACCCAAAATCTATATCATCGAGACGGGAATCTCCGCGATCGGAAATGTGGTCAATAATTTCTTCCACATGTCCACATGGATGGATCCGCTTAGGCTGTCGGGAAGCGGCGGAACAGGCTTTCCACAGGACTGGACCATCTTTTACTGGGCATACTGGATCGCATGGTTTGTCGCAACCCCGTTCTTTATCGCAAAGATATCGGAGGGGCGCACGATCAGACAGACGATTCTCGGAGGGCTGTCCTGCGGACTTTTGGGGACTTATATGTCATTTATTGTGTTCGGTGGATTTGGACTGCATATACAGACAACGGGAAAAGCTGATCTGGCAGGCATGCTGGCCGGAGGGGCCTCACCGGCTGAAGTGATATTACAAGTTTTTGATCAGCTTCCGGTCACCAGGATTGCGCTGGTGGTACTGATACTGGCAATGATCGCGTTTTATGCCAGTACATTTGATGCCATAACACTGGTGGTGGCGGGGTATTCGGAAAAAGATCTGATTGGAGAGAAAGAACCGCGAAAAAAACTGCGGGCATTTTGGTCCTGTGTCTTTCTCCTGCTGCCGATCGCACTGCTGTTTTCAGAGAGTACACTCTCCAATCTGCAGACGATATCCATCATTGCGGCGTTCCCGCTTGGAATCATTATGATTTTGATCATTTGGGGATTTTTCAGGGAGCTGAGACAGCACCGGAAGATTCCTGAGGAAGAAATGGAAAAATAA
- a CDS encoding L,D-transpeptidase family protein, producing the protein MKKKIIAIAACMCLSLGAFSIVHAEEGDLQPESILQGEQEPSSTESESNGGDVTAPEDEEPVVTVEPDATEEPEDTDDTGNVDAMPDSVPNSGLAGNSAPSADETQNAAALTGWQKVGADWFYYGTTTGEEPVKGLQQDINGKTYFFNDAGILQTGFQTVNGTNYYFNPNGEEPSLGLGAMMKSVWVTEANKYYYLGEDGVPVSGGIKLIGSKRYAFDAEGRLLTGWQTIGNNNYYFQIGGDIGAKGQMYTGWKAMNGKVYYFQVGNADGNIGKMSTGWKAMNGKRYYFQVGGDAGSKGQMYTGWRTIGKNVYYLQMGGNIGEKGQLYTGFKTLNQKVFYFQKGNSDGNIGKMYTSWRTIDGQVFYFQQGGVKGVQGQMYTGWRGISGKVFYFKPTGAYGSKGARLTGWQTIGNKRFFFQRAGVVGNAGRLLTGWQNIDGKKYYLQETGAYGTKGQMAKNGWQKISNTWYYFQSNGTVKTGWLRDGSQWYYLKSNGAMATGWNYVDSYKYYFRPNSSGGPQGSLVQDVSSMVSGPYYATVDRVRNVVMIYKKEGNYQIPVKAMTCSVGLPGTPTPAGTFNTTVKYRWKELMGPSWGQYATRIVGGVLFHSVAGSAPNPYSLPAGEYNLLGSPASHGCVRLCVRDAKWIYDNCSIGMQVTIGDNLYLPFDKPATILIPPSQNWDPTDPNI; encoded by the coding sequence ATGAAAAAGAAAATAATAGCAATTGCAGCTTGCATGTGTTTGAGCCTGGGGGCTTTCAGCATCGTGCATGCGGAGGAGGGAGACCTGCAGCCTGAAAGTATTCTTCAGGGTGAGCAGGAGCCCTCATCAACGGAAAGTGAAAGTAACGGTGGGGACGTAACTGCCCCGGAAGATGAAGAACCGGTTGTAACTGTAGAGCCGGATGCAACCGAAGAGCCGGAAGATACGGATGACACAGGAAATGTTGATGCCATGCCGGATTCTGTACCGAACAGCGGGCTTGCCGGGAACTCAGCGCCTTCTGCGGATGAGACGCAAAATGCAGCGGCTCTGACGGGCTGGCAGAAAGTCGGGGCAGACTGGTTTTATTACGGAACGACGACAGGCGAAGAGCCTGTAAAAGGCTTGCAGCAGGATATCAATGGCAAGACGTATTTCTTTAATGACGCAGGTATTTTACAGACAGGATTCCAGACGGTCAACGGAACGAACTACTATTTTAATCCGAATGGTGAGGAACCGTCCCTGGGTCTCGGTGCAATGATGAAATCTGTGTGGGTTACTGAGGCAAACAAATATTATTATCTCGGGGAAGACGGTGTACCGGTGAGCGGTGGCATTAAGCTTATAGGCTCAAAGAGATATGCTTTTGATGCAGAAGGCAGACTGCTGACAGGCTGGCAGACGATTGGAAATAACAACTATTATTTTCAGATCGGCGGTGATATCGGAGCCAAGGGCCAGATGTATACGGGCTGGAAGGCAATGAATGGCAAGGTCTATTATTTTCAGGTGGGAAATGCTGATGGAAATATCGGAAAAATGTCAACAGGCTGGAAGGCAATGAATGGCAAGAGATACTATTTCCAGGTCGGCGGTGACGCGGGATCCAAAGGCCAGATGTATACAGGCTGGAGGACGATTGGAAAGAATGTTTACTATCTCCAGATGGGAGGAAATATCGGAGAGAAGGGCCAGTTATACACGGGATTCAAAACGCTGAATCAGAAAGTGTTCTATTTCCAGAAGGGGAATTCAGATGGAAATATCGGTAAGATGTATACCAGCTGGCGAACGATCGACGGCCAGGTATTTTACTTTCAGCAGGGCGGTGTAAAGGGCGTCCAGGGGCAGATGTATACTGGCTGGAGAGGAATCAGCGGTAAGGTCTTCTACTTTAAGCCGACTGGTGCATACGGCTCGAAAGGTGCCCGCCTGACAGGCTGGCAGACAATCGGAAACAAACGCTTTTTCTTCCAGCGCGCGGGTGTAGTGGGCAATGCGGGGCGCCTGCTGACAGGCTGGCAGAACATTGATGGCAAGAAATACTATCTGCAGGAGACAGGTGCATACGGCACCAAAGGTCAGATGGCCAAGAACGGCTGGCAGAAAATATCCAATACGTGGTACTATTTCCAGTCGAACGGTACCGTGAAAACAGGATGGCTGAGAGACGGCAGTCAGTGGTACTATCTGAAATCAAACGGCGCGATGGCAACCGGATGGAATTATGTGGATTCTTATAAATACTATTTCCGCCCGAATTCCAGCGGAGGACCACAGGGATCGCTCGTGCAGGATGTATCCAGTATGGTCAGCGGACCATACTATGCGACCGTTGACAGGGTACGCAATGTGGTAATGATTTATAAAAAAGAAGGGAACTATCAGATTCCGGTAAAAGCCATGACATGTTCCGTGGGATTGCCAGGAACACCGACGCCAGCAGGTACGTTTAACACAACAGTCAAATATCGCTGGAAAGAATTGATGGGACCTTCCTGGGGACAGTATGCGACAAGAATTGTCGGCGGTGTTCTGTTCCATTCTGTAGCGGGAAGTGCTCCAAATCCTTATTCACTTCCGGCAGGGGAATATAACCTTTTGGGTTCACCTGCATCACACGGATGTGTGCGCCTCTGTGTAAGGGATGCAAAATGGATTTATGATAACTGTTCGATTGGCATGCAGGTAACAATCGGGGATAACCTGTATCTGCCGTTCGATAAGCCGGCAACAATTTTGATTCCGCCAAGCCAGAACTGGGATCCGACGGACCCGAACATCTGA
- a CDS encoding phosphocholine cytidylyltransferase/choline kinase family protein produces MSKTEKFEKILNWMNHHEFQNQRELAGETGMSLGTVNALLKDMVQAEYLLKSGKRYYLTERGESYLAVLREGQQNVKLRIEAGTDKVRTAVILAAGDNAAFSCPAGLLRLNGVTVIERILHILIQNGIERICVITGAMEEQYRAYFDKRNITLISNPRYKWTGTMESLSLAADFVGEDFLLVESNQIFEEKAVTALLNQPVPNCILMTVPSGSSDEAYVELGRDRTVFRISKDIRQMNHIDGEMLGISRITLRLFQKMLEYFRDNTNPMLNYEYVLEAIGRLYKIQGVFQDDLAWTVIENQSLYDMAINRIYPRIVKRERLEKENRARETLKHCMKLDDSEIEEVRIGGGMTNTNFFVRVHGQEYILRIPGACTDEMINRKSEQHNSALASAAGINPVNVYFNVDSGVKVTECIHGAVTLNGKTARLEEMIRKTTGILRMLHHSGMKLYGNFSVREEYEKYKRMIAKNGAVWYEGFEEMDRFFYTLQERLQQIGLDRKPCHNDLVPENLVLDINGRMYLIDWEYSGYNDPMWDLASHLLECEFTVDEEELLLQHYFQGKAGAKEQEKILIFKICQDILWSAWTVLKESEGEDFGTYGTDRLMRAKQLREEYQGRYGK; encoded by the coding sequence ATGAGTAAAACGGAAAAATTTGAAAAAATACTGAACTGGATGAACCATCATGAATTTCAGAATCAGCGGGAATTAGCGGGTGAGACTGGGATGTCACTCGGGACGGTCAATGCGTTGCTGAAGGATATGGTGCAGGCGGAATATCTGTTAAAGTCGGGAAAAAGATATTATCTGACAGAACGGGGAGAATCTTATCTGGCAGTGCTGCGGGAAGGTCAGCAGAATGTGAAGCTGAGAATTGAGGCCGGGACAGATAAAGTCAGGACAGCAGTTATCCTGGCAGCGGGAGACAACGCAGCATTTTCCTGCCCCGCAGGACTGCTCAGACTGAATGGTGTGACTGTCATCGAACGAATTCTGCATATTCTGATACAGAATGGAATTGAGCGGATCTGTGTCATAACAGGGGCGATGGAGGAACAGTATCGCGCATATTTTGATAAACGTAATATTACGCTCATCAGTAATCCGCGTTATAAATGGACCGGGACAATGGAATCCCTTTCGCTGGCGGCTGATTTTGTCGGGGAAGATTTTTTGCTGGTGGAGAGCAATCAGATCTTTGAAGAAAAGGCGGTGACTGCGCTGCTGAACCAGCCCGTCCCCAACTGTATCTTAATGACGGTTCCCAGCGGCTCCAGTGACGAGGCATATGTGGAGCTCGGCAGGGACCGGACAGTATTTAGAATATCCAAAGATATCCGCCAGATGAATCACATTGACGGAGAAATGCTTGGAATCAGCAGGATCACGCTGCGGTTGTTTCAGAAGATGCTGGAATATTTCAGGGACAATACGAATCCGATGCTGAATTACGAGTATGTGTTGGAAGCGATCGGGCGTTTGTATAAGATTCAGGGAGTTTTTCAGGATGACCTCGCATGGACGGTCATTGAAAATCAGAGTCTCTATGATATGGCCATAAACCGGATTTATCCGCGTATCGTAAAGCGCGAACGTCTGGAAAAAGAAAACAGGGCCCGGGAAACGCTGAAACACTGTATGAAACTTGATGACAGTGAGATTGAGGAAGTCCGTATCGGCGGGGGCATGACGAATACCAACTTCTTTGTACGCGTACATGGGCAGGAGTACATACTCCGGATACCAGGGGCGTGTACGGACGAGATGATCAACCGGAAAAGTGAGCAGCATAACAGTGCACTCGCATCGGCAGCCGGAATCAATCCGGTAAATGTCTATTTTAATGTGGATTCGGGTGTAAAAGTGACAGAATGCATTCACGGTGCGGTGACTTTAAACGGAAAAACAGCACGTCTTGAAGAGATGATCAGGAAGACGACAGGAATTCTGCGAATGTTGCACCATTCCGGGATGAAGCTGTATGGGAATTTTTCTGTGCGGGAGGAGTACGAGAAATATAAACGAATGATTGCAAAGAACGGTGCCGTATGGTATGAGGGGTTTGAGGAGATGGACCGTTTCTTTTACACCCTTCAGGAACGGCTGCAGCAGATCGGCCTGGACAGGAAGCCGTGTCACAATGATCTTGTGCCTGAAAATCTGGTGTTGGATATCAACGGCAGAATGTATCTGATCGACTGGGAGTATTCCGGGTATAACGATCCCATGTGGGATCTGGCATCTCATCTTTTAGAGTGTGAATTTACTGTGGATGAAGAGGAGCTGCTGCTCCAGCATTATTTTCAGGGGAAAGCGGGAGCGAAGGAACAGGAAAAAATCCTGATCTTTAAAATCTGCCAGGACATTCTGTGGAGTGCCTGGACGGTGCTGAAGGAAAGTGAAGGGGAAGATTTTGGAACTTACGGGACAGACCGTCTGATGCGGGCAAAACAACTGAGAGAGGAGTATCAAGGGCGCTATGGAAAATAA
- a CDS encoding DUF6077 domain-containing protein produces the protein MTLSQIGMLILFMGIVPMMLGMLYTKFAREERDSLILNYCSGIIIMMALCELLAVPMIFMHTTLTVMLRIYGGVIAVLCVLSLILNVTFYGKMLISFFRRTAALPWQSWAAVLIIVLQTAVLAVGQHVDDDDSFYVGAAAAAVETDSMFEVDPYTGETYDELPSRYVLSPFPVFVAVIGAITGVHVTIIAHTIFPIIFIPFAYMIYAMLGRRLFGEKKEAVGYFLILAAAVYIFSGYSVYTQGTFLLIRVWQGKAVLAGALLPGVFYYGFRAYGKKHHALDYIMLGALMLSCCLVSSMGIMLGAVVLGLLAVVSAVRFWNGKIILYSFLCCIPNIVYSVIYLIIK, from the coding sequence ATGACACTTTCTCAGATTGGCATGCTGATTTTATTCATGGGGATTGTCCCCATGATGCTCGGCATGCTGTACACAAAATTTGCAAGAGAAGAACGGGATTCGCTGATCCTGAATTACTGTTCAGGAATTATCATCATGATGGCTCTCTGTGAGCTGCTGGCGGTTCCCATGATTTTTATGCATACGACACTGACGGTGATGCTCCGCATATACGGCGGAGTAATTGCCGTTTTGTGCGTGTTGTCACTGATTCTGAATGTGACATTCTACGGAAAGATGCTGATATCATTTTTTAGACGGACAGCTGCGCTGCCGTGGCAGTCCTGGGCGGCAGTCCTGATCATTGTACTGCAGACTGCTGTGCTTGCAGTGGGGCAGCATGTGGATGATGATGACTCCTTCTATGTGGGAGCTGCTGCTGCAGCGGTGGAGACGGATTCCATGTTTGAAGTGGATCCGTATACCGGAGAGACGTATGATGAGCTGCCTTCCCGATATGTACTTTCGCCATTTCCTGTTTTTGTAGCGGTCATCGGTGCAATTACGGGTGTACACGTAACAATTATCGCGCACACCATATTTCCGATAATCTTTATTCCATTTGCATATATGATCTATGCGATGCTGGGCAGACGTCTGTTCGGGGAAAAAAAAGAGGCGGTTGGATATTTTCTGATCCTGGCGGCTGCAGTTTATATATTCTCCGGATATTCAGTGTATACGCAGGGGACATTCCTGCTGATCCGTGTCTGGCAGGGAAAAGCTGTGCTGGCGGGGGCGCTGCTCCCTGGAGTATTCTATTACGGGTTTCGAGCCTATGGAAAAAAGCATCATGCACTGGACTATATCATGCTGGGTGCACTGATGCTGTCCTGCTGCCTGGTTTCCTCCATGGGGATTATGCTGGGAGCAGTGGTACTCGGTCTGCTGGCTGTTGTCAGTGCTGTGCGGTTCTGGAATGGAAAGATTATTCTATACAGCTTTTTATGCTGCATTCCGAATATCGTATATTCGGTAATCTATCTGATCATTAAATAA